One genomic segment of Desulforamulus reducens MI-1 includes these proteins:
- a CDS encoding diaminopimelate decarboxylase family protein has protein sequence MKKPFVNLEQLKEITEQYPTPFHLYDERGIRENARRLKKAFQWNKGFKEYFAVKATPNPAILNILKEEGCGADCSSLTELMLAEAVGFAGEEIMFSSNVTPAEDFICANKLQAIINFDDITHIDFFKQIAEMPETISLRYNPGGDFKISNAIMDKPGEAKYGLTRSQLTEAIKKLQLYGVKHFGLHAFLASNTTTNEYYPELAKILFKTAVELNDETGAHISFINLSGGVGIPYQPEQQPADIMAIGEGVKQAYAEVLLPAGMDDVAIYTELGRFMLGPYGCLVATALHEKHIHKDYIGLDACAANLMRPAMYGSYHHITVMGKENQPCDHKYDITGGLCENNDKFAIDRMLPKIDIGDLLVIHDTGAHGFAMGYNYNGKLRSAEILLKEDGSTQLIRRAETPADYFATLNITDYFKSTRL, from the coding sequence ATGAAAAAACCCTTTGTCAATTTAGAACAATTAAAAGAGATTACAGAACAATACCCTACGCCCTTTCACCTGTATGATGAAAGGGGTATCCGAGAAAATGCCCGTAGATTAAAAAAGGCCTTCCAATGGAACAAAGGGTTTAAGGAATATTTCGCGGTAAAGGCAACACCCAATCCCGCTATCCTTAATATTTTAAAGGAAGAGGGTTGCGGTGCGGATTGTTCCTCTCTGACAGAATTAATGCTGGCAGAGGCCGTAGGATTTGCTGGAGAGGAAATTATGTTTTCCTCCAATGTCACACCAGCCGAAGATTTTATCTGTGCCAACAAACTTCAAGCTATTATAAATTTTGATGATATAACCCACATCGACTTTTTTAAGCAGATTGCGGAAATGCCTGAAACCATCAGCCTGCGGTATAATCCCGGTGGTGATTTTAAAATCAGCAACGCCATTATGGATAAACCCGGTGAGGCCAAATATGGCCTGACTCGCAGTCAACTAACCGAGGCCATTAAAAAACTACAATTATACGGTGTGAAGCATTTTGGTTTGCACGCCTTTTTGGCCAGCAATACTACCACAAATGAATATTATCCCGAGTTGGCCAAGATTCTTTTTAAAACAGCTGTCGAGTTGAATGACGAAACCGGTGCACACATTTCCTTTATTAATCTTTCCGGTGGTGTGGGGATACCCTACCAGCCTGAGCAACAACCAGCCGATATTATGGCCATTGGTGAAGGTGTTAAACAGGCCTATGCAGAAGTCCTGTTACCAGCGGGTATGGATGATGTGGCCATCTACACAGAACTGGGTAGATTTATGTTGGGGCCCTACGGATGCCTTGTTGCAACGGCCCTGCATGAGAAACACATCCACAAGGATTATATCGGGCTAGACGCCTGTGCTGCCAACCTGATGCGTCCAGCCATGTACGGTTCCTATCACCATATTACCGTCATGGGTAAGGAAAATCAGCCCTGTGACCATAAGTATGATATCACCGGGGGACTTTGCGAAAACAATGATAAATTTGCCATTGACCGGATGTTACCGAAAATTGACATCGGTGATTTGCTTGTCATACACGACACAGGTGCCCACGGCTTTGCCATGGGTTATAACTATAATGGAAAACTGCGCTCGGCAGAGATTTTATTGAAAGAGGACGGCAGCACCCAGTTGATCCGTAGGGCAGAAACACCGGCAGATTACTTTGCCACCTTGAATATTACCGACTACTTTAAAAGCACAAGGTTGTAA
- a CDS encoding Gfo/Idh/MocA family oxidoreductase: MAADFLSQNKAVLLEKPFTFFYHDAEALIKLAENNHTLLMAGHLMEYHPVVLKLAALMGKGQMVPLRYMLLECTNLGKY, encoded by the coding sequence ATGGCAGCTGACTTTTTATCTCAAAATAAAGCAGTACTGTTGGAAAAACCCTTTACTTTTTTTTACCATGACGCGGAAGCTTTAATAAAGCTGGCTGAAAATAATCATACCCTTTTAATGGCCGGTCATTTAATGGAGTATCACCCGGTAGTTCTAAAACTGGCAGCCCTAATGGGCAAGGGGCAAATGGTTCCGTTACGATATATGTTGTTGGAATGCACAAACCTAGGAAAATATTGA
- a CDS encoding TrmB family transcriptional regulator, with protein MDINELLMHFNLTRQEATIYTTLSVEGELTGYEVAKLTGISRSNTYTSLAGLVEKGAAYVIEGTATRYTPVPIEEFCENKIRQLQQTKQDLIKSMPDKREESEGYITVKGEKHILDKMRNMILEAKQRVYLSVAEKTCNVILAELKDGIARGLKIVIITNQPFELAGAIVYHAEKPQHQIRLIADSANVLTGDIADGENSTCLFSKKENLVELLKDSIKNEIRLIDIMKGSNEK; from the coding sequence ATGGATATAAATGAATTACTTATGCATTTTAATTTAACAAGACAGGAAGCAACGATTTATACAACCCTTTCCGTAGAAGGTGAATTAACGGGTTATGAGGTTGCTAAGTTAACTGGTATTTCACGTTCCAATACCTATACATCCCTGGCCGGGTTGGTGGAAAAGGGTGCAGCCTATGTAATTGAAGGAACAGCAACACGTTATACGCCTGTGCCAATTGAAGAATTTTGCGAAAACAAAATTCGACAATTGCAGCAAACTAAGCAGGATTTAATAAAAAGTATGCCCGACAAAAGAGAAGAAAGCGAAGGATATATTACTGTCAAGGGAGAGAAACATATTTTAGATAAAATGAGAAATATGATCCTTGAAGCCAAACAACGGGTATATCTTTCAGTAGCTGAGAAAACATGCAACGTTATTCTGGCAGAATTAAAGGATGGTATAGCCCGGGGACTTAAAATTGTCATCATTACCAATCAACCCTTTGAACTGGCCGGTGCAATAGTATATCATGCGGAAAAGCCCCAACATCAAATAAGACTGATTGCCGATTCTGCAAATGTTTTAACCGGTGATATTGCGGACGGCGAAAACTCAACCTGCCTATTTTCAAAAAAGGAAAACCTGGTGGAACTATTAAAGGACTCTATAAAGAACGAAATAAGGCTTATTGATATCATGAAAGGAAGTAATGAAAAATGA